From the Lathyrus oleraceus cultivar Zhongwan6 chromosome 4, CAAS_Psat_ZW6_1.0, whole genome shotgun sequence genome, one window contains:
- the LOC127135756 gene encoding two-component response regulator ORR24: MAMENPLVGELFPIGMHVLAVDDNRVCLNMLEKMLLKCNYKVTTTTESVKALEILRENKDRFDLVICDVNMPEMDGFKLLKKVGLEMDLPFIMLSGNGDTKSVMKGVMNGASDYILKPIRMEEVKTIWQHVVRKKIDGKDRDNNAEKKVSDTNNEDEKIDNVIRVCSQDTVSDENDADKNQIVGEKRKNRSDSEEDNDTDGSIEKKPRFVWDTELHKKFVVAVNQLGLDKAYPKKILELMNVEGLTRENVASHLQKFRLNLKRSDKYLINDATLDSTSPYGRRFESSAFALPSYASSHLVCRLNSPSGLNGRRMSYSSGPSFQSQNNINCFQMPVASANERPCYLPNFRTSIGANRYPQNNYLTGYTSSSSFQGCKVAVNNANSSFVSCIPRNHPLTYNAISSSVSCIPSNHPLTNANRSSLSCIASNQPLTHNLEAFRNHSSVGIADVKTQSLNDTFDSVGGADIKTESQSMNNPLDPIACHSQLITQMPETEKFYTDPETLDSNDDCFYNQMLSLKEGFFDNSRVSLDDIYFI; the protein is encoded by the exons ATGGCTATGGAGAATCCTTTGGTTGGTGAACTTTTTCCTATCGGTATGCATGTTCTTGCTGTTGATGATAATCGAGTTTGCTTGAATATGTTGGAGAAAATGCTTCTCAAATGCAACTATAAAG TTACTACAACTACAGAATCGGTGAAAGCATTGGAAATTTTGAGGGAAAATAAAGATAGGTTTGATTTGGTTATTTGCGACGTTAACATGCCGGAGATGGACGGATTTAAGCTTCTTAAGAAAGTTGGACTCGAGATGGATCTACCTTTTATCA TGTTGTCGGGGAATGGTGATACGAAAAGCGTGATGAAAGGTGTGATGAACGGTGCTAGTGATTATATATTGAAACCGATTCGAATGGAAGAGGTGAAGACAATATGGCAACATGTAGTGAGAAAGAAGATTGATGGAAAAGATCGTGACAATAATGCGGAGAAAAAGGTTTCTGATACGAATAACGAGGATGAGAAAATTGATAATGTTATTAGGGTTTGTAGTCAAGATACCGTGTCTGATGAAAATGACGCGGACAAGAATCAAATTGtaggagaaaagagaaaaaatcGAAGTGATTCAGAGGAAGATAATGATACGGATGGATCTATCGAGAAAAAGCCTCGTTTCGTTTGGGATACTGAGTTGCATAAGAAATTTGTTGTCGCGGTGAATCAACTAGGCCTTGACA AGGCTTATCCTAAGAAAATACTCGAGTTGATGAATGTTGAAGGGCTTACGCGGGAAAATGTAGCTAGTCATTTGCAG AAATTCAGATTGAATCTTAAAAGATCGGATAAATACCTGATAAATGATGCTACATTAGATTCTACTAGTCCTTATGGAAGAAGGTTCGAAAGCAGCGCATTCGCATTACCATCGTATGCATCTAGTCATTTAGTTTGTCGGCTAAACTCGCCATCTGGATTGAACGGTAGAAGGATGAGTTATTCGTCGGGGCCGTCGTTTCAGTCACAGAACAACATTAACTGTTTCCAGATGCCAGTGGCTTCTGCAAATGAAAGGCCGTGTTATTTACCGAACTTTCGAACATCAATTGGGGCGAATCGGTATCCGCAAAATAATTATCTAACTGGTTATACAAGTTCTTCTAGCTTTCAAGGCTGTAAAGTTGCAGTGAATAATGCAAATAGCAGTTTCGTTTCTTGCATCCCAAGAAATCATCCATTAACATATAATGCAATTAGCAGTTCCGTTTCTTGCATCCCAAGCAATCATCCATTGACAAATGCAAATAGAAGTTCCCTTTCTTGCATCGCAAGCAATCAACCTTTGACACATAATTTAGAAGCATTTAGAAACCACTCTTCGGTTGGAATTGCAGATGTGAAAACACAATCTCTGAACGATACTTTTGATTCGGTCGGAGGTGCAGATATAAAAACGGAATCACAATCTATGAACAATCCTTTGGATCCAATTGCATGTCATAGTCAACTAATCACTCAGATGCCGGAAACTGAGAAATTCTATACAGATCCAGAAACTTTGGATTCAAATGACGATTGCTTCTATAATCAGATGTTGTCTCTAAAAGAAGGATTCTTCGATAATAGTCGCGTATCCTTGGACGACATATATTTCATCTAA
- the LOC127138400 gene encoding 50S ribosomal protein L10, chloroplastic produces MEATATVFTFSLPSTKTQTRQFLTRPVNPFISPSSFKPKPVFKTHRFLPSITAAISRTKKEETVESVRDQLENCYLLAGINYKGFTVKQFQDLRKSLPETTKLIVAKNTLVYKALEGTQFETLKPCMKGMNVWLFVHTEEIPSAIKPYRDFQKEMKLEENDFTGAVFEGKFYGPDEFKKLETLPTRAEIYANLLGSLKSPASSLVTTIQAPARELLMVLKAHIKNLEEQEQGSAV; encoded by the coding sequence ATGGAAGCCACCGCAACTGTCTTCACCTTTTCTCTTCCATCCACCAAAACCCAAACCCGTCAATTCCTAACCCGACCCGTTAACCCATTCATCTCCCCCTCATCATTCAAACCAAAACCCGTTTTCAAAACCCACCGTTTCCTCCCTTCCATCACCGCCGCAATCTCTCGCACAAAGAAAGAAGAAACCGTCGAATCCGTCAGAGACCAGCTCGAAAACTGCTACCTCCTCGCCGGAATCAACTACAAAGGCTTCACCGTGAAGCAATTTCAAGACCTCCGAAAATCTCTCCCGGAAACAACGAAACTCATCGTCGCGAAGAACACTTTGGTCTATAAAGCACTTGAAGGAACGCAATTCGAGACGCTGAAGCCTTGTATGAAAGGGATGAACGTGTGGCTGTTTGTTCATACGGAAGAGATTCCTTCTGCTATTAAACCCTATAGAGATTTTCAGAAAGAGATGAAGCTCGAGGAGAATGATTTCACTGGTGCTGTTTTTGAAGGAAAGTTTTATGGTCCTGATGAGTTTAAGAAACTCGAAACGTTGCCGACTCGGGCGGAGATTTATGCGAACTTGTTGGGTTCTTTGAAAAGTCCTGCTTCGAGTTTGGTTACGACGATTCAGGCTCCGGCAAGGGAACTTCTTATGGTTCTTAAGGCGCATATTAAGAATCTTGAAGAACAGGAACAAGGGAGTGCTGTTTAA